From the bacterium genome, the window GATGGCGTCATCCGCGCGTTCGACCAGCCGTTCTCCGGGACCGTCTCGACCTACTTCCTCTCGGGGCTCATCGCGCGGCACGTCAAGGTCGCGCTCTCGGGCGACGGCGCCGACGAGCTGTTCGGCAGCTACCTCTCGCACCGGCTGGCGCGGCCGCTGGCCTGGTGCGCGCGGCGGCGGGCCGGACTCGGCGGCGACGAGGCGGGCGACGGCGGACCCGACGCGCTGTCCGCCAGTGACCGCCAGCGCTGGGAGCAGCTCTGCGCCGAGACCGGCGGCGACGAGACGGCGTGGCGCACGCGCCTGCTGCTCTTCTCGGAGCAGGAGAAGCGCGAGCTGCTCACCCCCGCGTTCACGGACGGCCTCGCCGGCGCCGACAGCGGCCGGCTGATCGCCGAGCAGTTCGCCGCCGACTCGGCGCGCGGGCCGCTCAACCGCGTGCTCGAGGCGGAGTGGAACACGCAGCTGCCCGACCAGGTGCTGGCCTTCGTCGACTTCCTCTCGATGGCGCACTCGGTGGAGATCCGCTCGCCCTTCCTCGACTGGCGCCTCGTCGAGTTCGCCGCCACGCTCCCGGACCGCGTCAAGATCCGCCGCGGCGTCGTCAAGGCGATCCTCAAGGAGGCGCTCGCGCCGGTGCTGCCGGGCGAGGTGCTGGCGCGCCCCAAGGAGGGGTTCGTGCTGCCGGTGCTCGACTGGCTCCCCGGCTCGCTGCACCCGTACGCCGCCGCGACGCTCGCGCCGGAGCGCACCGGCGCGCACGGTTTCCTCGCGCCGGGGCGCGTCGCGCACTACCTGGCGGCCTGTCGCACCGGAGATCGCGGCGCGGCGGCGAAGGTCTGGAACCTGATGATGTTCCAGCTCTGGTGGGAGAACTGCTTCCGGGAGGGCGCGGCGTGAGCGAGATCGTCGACCTGCGGGACGCCCCCGAGCTGCTCGAGGGGTACGTGGCGCTGCGCAACCGGCACGCGGAGCTGCTGCTTACCGAGCCGGTCACCGCGGAGGAGACGCGCCGCTGGCTCGCGGAGTCGCCCGTGCAGGTGCGCCTGCTGCGCGAGGGTGGCCGCGTTCTCGGGGCGGCGGTGCTCTACCCGCAGCGTGGCGCCGAGGTCGCGGTCTTCGTCGACGAGCCGGGGCACGGGACGGGGCCGGCGCTCCTCCTGGCGATCGAGGAAGCCTCGCGCGGGCTGGGCGCGACGGAGATCCGGGCGGTGGTGCGCTATGACAACCTCCGCGCGCGGCGGGCTTTCCTCAAGGCCGGTTTCGAGGACGCAGGCGGCTTCACGCGCCTCTACCGCGGCGCCGAAGTGACCCTGAACGCCTACCGCAAGACGCTGGGGGCGCCCCCCGCGCCCGGCGGCGCCGTCCACACGGAGGAGGCCTACGGCCTGCGCCCCGAGGCCGCCGCCTTCCCGATGATGTGCGTCATCGCCTTCGTCTACGTCTGCAACGCGCGCTGCCCGAGCTGCCCCTACACCAACTCCGACATCCGCGCCTCCTATCGCGACATGCCGCTGATGAAGCCGGAGACGTTCCGGATCATCGCCGACCAGTGCGGGCCGCACGGGGCCTGGATCCGGGTCTCGGGCGGCGGCGAGCCGCTGCTGCACCCGGACGCCCTCGAGCTGTTCGAGTACGCCACACGCGCCGGCGCGAAGGTCGGCCTCATCACCAACGGCTCGCGCCTCGACGCGGAGGCGGCGCGGCGGCTGCTGGAAGCCGGCGTGGACATGGTCGAGTTCAGCGTCGACGCCGCCGACCCGGAGACCTACGGCCGCGTGCGCCCGGGCCTGGACTGGGCGACGCTGCTGGCCAACGTCGAGCGCCTCGTCGCCGAGCGCGACCGGCTGCGGGCGCCGACGAAGATCATCGCCAGCGGCGTCAACCAGGTGGGCGTCGACATCGACGCGGTGGCGCGCTTCTGGGAGCGGCGGGTCGACATCTTCCAGCGGCGCAAGTTCCTCACCTGGGGGATCAACGACCCGTCGCGCTCGGCCGATCCGGCGCCGTACCTGCCGCCGGAGCAGCGCGTACCCTGTCCCTTCATCTTCGAGCGGCTGAACATCGACTCGCGCGGGACGGTCATGGTCTGCGGCTTCGACATCGCCGGGCGCACCGACCTGGGCAACGTGCACAAGGCGCCGATCGCGGAGATCTGGCACGGCGAGGGCTTCGAGCGCTACCGGCGGCTGCACCTTCAGCGGCGCGGCCACGAGATCGAGCTGTGCCGCGACTGCCCGGACTGGCAGTACCGCTCGTGGCGGCACAACTACTGGAAGATCGTCCGCACGGCGGAGGAGCGCCGCCGCGGGAAGGCGGACGCGCTCGGCCTCCAGGACATCGAGGGCTCCCCGGCGGAAGCCCCGCCGGAGAAGTGAGGGCGCGGCCGGTGCGCGTCGGCATCCTCCAGCCCGGCTACCTCCCGTGGCTCGGCTTCTTCGAGCAGCTCGAGCGCGTCGACCGCTTCGTGATCTACGACGATGTGCAGTACGACAAGGGCGGCTGGCGCAACCGCAACCGCGTCAAGACGGCGCAGGGGGTGCGCTGGCTGACGGTGCCGGTGCGCGTCTCGCTCGAGCGGCCGCCGCTCGTCGCCGACGTCGAGATCGACAACCGCACGGACTGGCGGCGCAAGCATCTCGAAACCCTGCGCCAGGCCTACGCGAGAGCGCCGTTTGCGGATCGCTACCTCCCGCTCTTCGAGGAGGCCTACACGCGCGAGTGGCGCCTGCTCGTCGACCTCGACCTGCACTTCATCGCCGTCATCGCCGCGGCGCTCGGGATCGACGCGGCGAAGATCGTGCGCTCCTCCGCGCTCGGCCTCGGCGGCTGGCGCGAGGAGCGCCTGCTCGCCATCTGCGCCAGTCTCGGCGCCGACCGATTCTACGAGGGCGCCGCCGGACGGGACTACATCGGCGTCGCGCGCTTCGCGGCGGCCGGGGTGCGCGTCGAGTTCCAGGACTACCACCACCCCGTCTACCCGCAGCTGCACGGGGCGTTCGTCTCGCACCTGTCCGCGGTCGACCTGCTCTTCAACTGCGGGGAGAAGAGCCGGCGCATCCTGCTCGGGGAGCAGAAAGGAGCGGCAACCAACGCATGAACGGCAAGACCGTCCTCGTCACCGGCGGCGCCGGCTTCATCGGCGGCACCTTCGTCCGCCACCTCTACGCGGCCTACCCGGAGTGCCGGATCATCGTGCTCGACGCGCTGACCTACGCCGGGAGCATCGACAACCTCCCGGTCGACATCTGCGCGGAGAGCGAGGGGAGGCTCGTCTTCTGGTACGGCAACGTCACGAACGCGGAGCTGGTCGACACGCTGGTCTCGCAGGCCGACGCCGTCGTGCACTTCGCGGCCGAGACCCACGTCACGCGCTCGATCTACGACAACCACCAGTTCTTCCAGACCGACATCATGGGGACGCAGGTGGTCACCAACGCCGTGCTCAAGCACCGCGCGACCGTCGAGCGCTTCGTCCACGTCTCGACCTCGGAGGTCTACGGCACCGCCCGCGCTTCGCGCATGGGCGAGGAACACCCCCTGATGCCGATGAGCCCCTACGCCTCGGCCAAGGCCGGCGCCGACCGCCTCGTCTACTCCTACTGCGCCACCTACGACCTGCCGGCGGTGATCGTGCGGCCGTTCAACAACTACGGCCCGGCGCAGCACCTCGAGAAGGCGGTGCCGCGGTTCATCACCTCCTGCATCCTCGGCGAGCCGATCCGGCTGCACGGCAACGGCAGCGCGGCGCGCGACTACGTCCATGCCGACGACACCTGCCGGGCGCTGGACGCGATCCTGCACGCGCCCCTGGCGAAGGTCCGGGGCGAGGTCTTCAACGTCGCCTCCGGCGAGGACCGCAGCATGTTCTCGATCGCGGAGGACGTGGTGCGCATCATGGGGGCGGACCGCTCGCTCATCACCTTCGTCGGCGACCGCCCGGGGCAGGTCTTCCGGCATACCGGCGACACCGCGAAGATCCGCGCAGCGCTCGGCTGGAGCCCGCGGGTCGACTGGGAGGTGGGGCTGCGGCAGACTGTCGACTGGTACCGGGGGCACCGCCCCTGGTGGGAGAAGCAGCTCTGGATGCGCACCGTGCCGATCATCACGGCGCGCGGGACGCGGGAGCTGCATTGAGCGGCCGGCGGGGGGTGCCATGGTGACCGGTCTGCGGCGGGATTTCTCCTGGCTGCTCGCGCAGCAGGGCGGAACCCTCGCCGCCGGCATGGTCACCGGGGCCCTGGTGAACCGCGCCCTCGGCCCCGAGGGGCGGGGGGTCTACGCCGAGCTGCAGACCTGGGTCGGACTGCTCCTCGCGCTCGGCGGGCTCAGTCTCGAGTCGGGCATACGCCATTTCGCGAACCGCGCGCGCTACGGCGACGACAGCCGCGCGCGCCTGACGACGGTGGCCTGCGTGAGCGTCTCGCTGAGCCTCCTCGCCGCGCTGCTCTGGGGCCTCGTCGCCCGGCAGTGGCCGGGTCTGCTCTCGCCGCAGGCGGCAGCGCTGACGGCGGTCATCGCCCTGCTGCTCGCGCTCTCGATGACCAGCGCCCACCTGCTCGTGCTCCTCCAATCGCTGGGACTGGTGCGGCAGGCGGCTTGGGCGGGCATCGTCCAGACGCTCCTGGGCGCGGCGGCGATCGTGGTCGCCTTCGAGCGCCGCGCCATCGACGTCGAATTCCTGGCGCTCTGGCTGGCTGCCCTGCAGGCCTTCTCCCTTTTCGCCCTCGCGGGCATCGCCTGGTCCCGCGGGCTCGGGGGCGGCGCCTTCTCGCCCGCCCTGGCCGCCGGGATGTTCTCGGCCGGGCTCAGGCAGCACGCCGCCACGGTCGCCACCTTCATCTACACCCGCGTCAACCAGCTCATTGTGCAGCACCAGTGCGGCGCGGCCGAGGCCGGCCTGTTCGCGGTCGCGCTGAATCTGGCCACGGTCGCCATGGTGCTCCCCAGCACCTTTCAGACGGTGCTCTACCCCCGGGTGCTCCAGGCCGACGACGACTTCGAGGTGACGGTCCGCTCGCTGCGCCTCGGCTTCTACGGGTGGGGTGCGCTGGTGCTCGCCATCGCCCTCGCCGCCCGGCCGCTCCTGCTGCTCTACGCGGGCGGCCAGTTCCTCGGAGCGCTCCCGCTGCTGCGGGTCCTGCTCGTGGGCGCCTGGTTCCTGCCGCTCTCCTCGCTGGTTGCGCCCTACTGCATCAAGGCCGGCGCCTTCACCGCGTGCTCGCTCACCGCCGTCGTGCTCGCGCTCCTGAGCATGGCCGCGAACGCGGTCTTGGTCCCGCGACTTCTCGGGCTCGGCGCGGCGCTCGCGACCAGCGCGACCTGTTGCGCCGGCTTCCTTTTGGCGCTCGGGCTGCTCTGGCGCGTGGCCGGGCGGTCCCCCCTGGCCTTCCTGAGGCTTCCGTCCCCGTGGCGGACGGCACAGCCGTGACGGTACGGACTCATGGCTGAGATCAACCGCGGCTATCTGGACACGATCAGGGGCATCTCGACGCCGGATCGGCCCGGCGGAGGCGCCCGGCTGCGGCGCGCGCTCGGTCGTTCGCTCGTGGCGCTGCGCGTCGCGGGCAGGGTGGCGCTGCTGCCCGTCCTGCTGCTCTACGCCGCTCTGCTCGTGCTCGCGCTCGGGGCCGTCGCCCGACTGCGCGGCCGCCGCAGCGCGCCCGCGGGCTCACTGCAGGAGCGTGCCGCCGCCCACGTCGGCGAGTTCGCCGCGCAGTACCCGCTGCACCTCTACCCCGTGCTGATCAAGGCCCTCGAGCTGGCGTTCATCACGGGGAACCTCGAGGGCCGGGTCCGTCCCGGCAGCGATGCCGTGGTCGAACTGGCCGTGGGCGACGGCACGCTCTCCGCGCGGGTCTTCCCCGCGACGACCGGCGTGGTCGCGCTCGACCTGAACCCCTACAGCCTGGTGCAGACGCGCTCGTGCCCGCACATCTCCCGCCGGGTCGTCGCCGACTGCCTCGAGCCCCCCGTGGCCGACGGGGGCGCGGACTTCCTGATCAGCAACAACCTGCTGCACCACGTCACCGACAAGGGCCGGACGCTTGCGAACTGGTCGCGCCTGGCCCCCCTCGCGCTGTTCAACGAGAACACCGGGCACTGGGCCAGCGGGTGGTTCAGGCCCTACGCGCTGCGGGCGCTCGGATTGTCCGCCCGCGCCGCCCGCGCCGCCCGCGCCATCGAGGAGCACAGCCTGCAGGCGCTGCTGCCGGCGGCCGCGCTGGACGCGCTGGTCGGCGCTTCGTATGCGATCGAGGAGCGGGAGTCGGCCTTCGACGAGCGCGTCTTCTTCCTCAGCGCAGTCTGCTCCACGCTGCTCGGCTGCTACGGACCGCCGACCCCGGCGCCGCTCAAGCGCATCCTCAACGGCCCGCTGCGGCTCCTCGCCGCGCCACTGACCCGGGCGGCGGCGCGGGCACTGCTGCGCCACGACGCCTGGTGCGACCGCACGCGCGACGTGCTGGTCGCCTGGGTCGTGCGCTCCCGCACGGTCCCGGGGGGCGGGCCGCGCGGCGCCGTCCGCCTGGTCTGCCCGGACTGCCGGGGCGGACTCGCCGGGAGCTCCTGCACGAAGTGCGGACGCGTCTTCGAGGAGCTCGACGGCATGCTCTTTCTCCTGCCGGAGCGGCTGCGGCGCCAGGTGACCTACGTCCCCGACCAGCGGGACGCACTCGGGCGCGAGCACCTCTAGCTCCCCAATCACGGAGGGCGGCGATGAAGATCGAGTTCTTCCGGCACGGCCTGACGGAGGAGGACATCGCGCGCGCCGCGGACGTCCTGCGCTCGGTCTTCCTCACCACGGGCCCGATGGTCGGCCACTTCGAGGAAGAATTCGCGGGCTTCCTCGGGATCGGGCACGCCGTCGGCCTCACGAGCTGCACGGGCGCGCTGCACCTGGCGCTGCTGCGCGCCGGCGTGGGGCCGGGCGACGAGGTGGTGACGACGCCGATGACCTTCGTGGCGACGGCGACCGCGGTGATCGAATGCGGCGCGCGGCCCGTGTTCGCGGACGTCGATCCCCGCAGCGGCCTGCTGACGCCCGAGGCGGCCGAGCGCGCGCTCACGCCGCGCACGCGCGCCCTGCTGCCCGTGCACCTCTACGGGCGCATGGTCGACATGCGCGGCTTCGCGGCGCTGGCGGCGCGGCGGGGAGTGGCGCTGATCGAGG encodes:
- a CDS encoding GNAT family N-acetyltransferase, which produces MSEIVDLRDAPELLEGYVALRNRHAELLLTEPVTAEETRRWLAESPVQVRLLREGGRVLGAAVLYPQRGAEVAVFVDEPGHGTGPALLLAIEEASRGLGATEIRAVVRYDNLRARRAFLKAGFEDAGGFTRLYRGAEVTLNAYRKTLGAPPAPGGAVHTEEAYGLRPEAAAFPMMCVIAFVYVCNARCPSCPYTNSDIRASYRDMPLMKPETFRIIADQCGPHGAWIRVSGGGEPLLHPDALELFEYATRAGAKVGLITNGSRLDAEAARRLLEAGVDMVEFSVDAADPETYGRVRPGLDWATLLANVERLVAERDRLRAPTKIIASGVNQVGVDIDAVARFWERRVDIFQRRKFLTWGINDPSRSADPAPYLPPEQRVPCPFIFERLNIDSRGTVMVCGFDIAGRTDLGNVHKAPIAEIWHGEGFERYRRLHLQRRGHEIELCRDCPDWQYRSWRHNYWKIVRTAEERRRGKADALGLQDIEGSPAEAPPEK
- a CDS encoding WbqC family protein; translation: MRVGILQPGYLPWLGFFEQLERVDRFVIYDDVQYDKGGWRNRNRVKTAQGVRWLTVPVRVSLERPPLVADVEIDNRTDWRRKHLETLRQAYARAPFADRYLPLFEEAYTREWRLLVDLDLHFIAVIAAALGIDAAKIVRSSALGLGGWREERLLAICASLGADRFYEGAAGRDYIGVARFAAAGVRVEFQDYHHPVYPQLHGAFVSHLSAVDLLFNCGEKSRRILLGEQKGAATNA
- a CDS encoding GDP-mannose 4,6-dehydratase, translated to MNGKTVLVTGGAGFIGGTFVRHLYAAYPECRIIVLDALTYAGSIDNLPVDICAESEGRLVFWYGNVTNAELVDTLVSQADAVVHFAAETHVTRSIYDNHQFFQTDIMGTQVVTNAVLKHRATVERFVHVSTSEVYGTARASRMGEEHPLMPMSPYASAKAGADRLVYSYCATYDLPAVIVRPFNNYGPAQHLEKAVPRFITSCILGEPIRLHGNGSAARDYVHADDTCRALDAILHAPLAKVRGEVFNVASGEDRSMFSIAEDVVRIMGADRSLITFVGDRPGQVFRHTGDTAKIRAALGWSPRVDWEVGLRQTVDWYRGHRPWWEKQLWMRTVPIITARGTRELH
- a CDS encoding lipopolysaccharide biosynthesis protein, translated to MVTGLRRDFSWLLAQQGGTLAAGMVTGALVNRALGPEGRGVYAELQTWVGLLLALGGLSLESGIRHFANRARYGDDSRARLTTVACVSVSLSLLAALLWGLVARQWPGLLSPQAAALTAVIALLLALSMTSAHLLVLLQSLGLVRQAAWAGIVQTLLGAAAIVVAFERRAIDVEFLALWLAALQAFSLFALAGIAWSRGLGGGAFSPALAAGMFSAGLRQHAATVATFIYTRVNQLIVQHQCGAAEAGLFAVALNLATVAMVLPSTFQTVLYPRVLQADDDFEVTVRSLRLGFYGWGALVLAIALAARPLLLLYAGGQFLGALPLLRVLLVGAWFLPLSSLVAPYCIKAGAFTACSLTAVVLALLSMAANAVLVPRLLGLGAALATSATCCAGFLLALGLLWRVAGRSPLAFLRLPSPWRTAQP
- a CDS encoding class I SAM-dependent methyltransferase, whose protein sequence is MAEINRGYLDTIRGISTPDRPGGGARLRRALGRSLVALRVAGRVALLPVLLLYAALLVLALGAVARLRGRRSAPAGSLQERAAAHVGEFAAQYPLHLYPVLIKALELAFITGNLEGRVRPGSDAVVELAVGDGTLSARVFPATTGVVALDLNPYSLVQTRSCPHISRRVVADCLEPPVADGGADFLISNNLLHHVTDKGRTLANWSRLAPLALFNENTGHWASGWFRPYALRALGLSARAARAARAIEEHSLQALLPAAALDALVGASYAIEERESAFDERVFFLSAVCSTLLGCYGPPTPAPLKRILNGPLRLLAAPLTRAAARALLRHDAWCDRTRDVLVAWVVRSRTVPGGGPRGAVRLVCPDCRGGLAGSSCTKCGRVFEELDGMLFLLPERLRRQVTYVPDQRDALGREHL